In Natranaerobius trueperi, a single window of DNA contains:
- a CDS encoding DUF3796 domain-containing protein: MKPNKVKYMGLLGLLGLIGLFTGNYGFFGFFGFFGISSQTDDELLRKNIAKAGSNAFIVSNILLVLSIVGISVTETIEFAALMIATIFVIQLFVFIISFNYYEKRGDV; this comes from the coding sequence ATGAAACCAAATAAAGTGAAATACATGGGATTGTTGGGGTTATTGGGTCTAATTGGGCTCTTTACTGGTAACTACGGTTTCTTTGGCTTTTTTGGTTTTTTCGGGATCTCCTCTCAAACAGATGATGAGCTTTTGAGAAAGAACATTGCGAAAGCTGGATCTAATGCCTTTATTGTAAGCAATATTTTACTAGTGTTATCAATCGTTGGAATTAGCGTAACAGAGACTATTGAATTTGCAGCTTTAATGATTGCTACCATATTTGTCATTCAGCTATTTGTATTTATCATTTCATTTAACTATTATGAAAAACGTGGTGATGTATAA